The Mytilus galloprovincialis chromosome 7, xbMytGall1.hap1.1, whole genome shotgun sequence genome has a window encoding:
- the LOC143083383 gene encoding uncharacterized protein LOC143083383, whose translation MATSSQSCGVCDLRLITKPCVVWCTECDEGLCKECHEHHSLSKASRSHSVISFTDYQKLPSDVLKITQYCSKHNKKFEMFCQKHERLCCSKCIVDSHKECRDIVDLDDVIKNYETPNALSEIEKTYVEVAANLQKVRKHQQDNRSTLKEKRKEIEKEIKETRMEINNHLDKLQEDLMKQLYAIEEKENLKIGQLLSALEKKEKEVADCQRNITNIKQHATNLQMFLSVKQIEEDVSSKDKFLHSLFEGEDLNEHFWEFEINGVFQKIMFDIKSFGEVHIKEQPADIVLSRKKTKEAQIIVPIVQTRSIENIKMKIHKKINLQGKWIYGCCMLPDGRLVFTYNREGKVRVFNDQGSKEFEMKIPCGAFDIVYISNDNTLVVTSGESDKQYLTIIDLERKKIKKTISLSSDNYGIVLMDNQLIYSAFNKGIRMINLYDETFSDIVQEEMASEGYIATFKDNIYHTHRLNHTVTCYNVQGEKQWTFKNEIILNNPLGIDVDSDGNVYVAGIHSNNVVVISNDGQMYRELLEGSDGFRYPIALRYYGNKKQLLVANIHNEARLFDLI comes from the coding sequence ATGGCGACTTCCTCTCAAAGTTGTGGTGTTTGTGACCTCCGACTGATCACCAAGCCGTGCGTTGTTTGGTGTACAGAATGTGATGAAGGACTATGTAAGGAATGTCATGAACACCATAGTTTGTCCAAGGCGTCGAGGAGCCATAGTGTGATATCATTTACCGATTACCAAAAATTACCAAGCGATGTACTTAAGATCACTCAATACTGTAGCAAACAcaataaaaagtttgaaatgttTTGCCAGAAACATGAACGTCTTTGCTGCAGCAAATGTATAGTAGATTCACATAAAGAATGTCGCGATATCGTCGATTTAGATGACGTTATTAAGAATTACGAAACACCAAATGCCCTGTCTGAAATTGAGAAAACATATGTCGAAGTGGCAGCAAATCTACAAAAAGTTCGCAAGCATCAACAGGACAATAGGTCGACtctgaaagaaaaaagaaaggaaattGAGAAAGAAATTAAGGAGACTAGAATGGAGATCAACAATCATCTCGACAAATTACAAGAAGATTTAATGAAACAGTTATATGCGATCGAGGAAAAAGAAAACTTGAAAATTGGTCAGTTATTGTCAGCattagaaaagaaagaaaaagaagtaGCAGATTGTCAGAGAAACATAACGAACATCAAACAACATGCAACAAACCTTCAGATGTTCCTTTCAGTGAAGCAAATCGAAGAAGACGTCTCTAGCAAAGATAAATTCCTGCACTCATTATTTGAAGGTGAGGATTTGAACGAGCATTTTTGGGAATTTGAAATAAATGGAGTTTTTCAGAAGATCATGTTTGATATTAAAAGTTTTGGAGAAGTGCATATTAAAGAACAACCTGCCGATATTGTTCTAAGcagaaagaaaactaaagaagccCAGATAATAGTACCGATCGTTCAAACAAGATCTattgaaaacattaaaatgaagatacacaagaaaataaacctGCAAGGGAAATGGATTTATGGATGTTGCATGCTGCCAGATGGTAGATTGGTGTTTACTTACAACCGTGAAGGGAAAGTGAGAGTATTCAACGATCAAGGATCAAAAGAATTTGAGATGAAGATACCATGTGGAGCGTTTGATATAGTATACATCAGTAATGACAATACATTGGTTGTTACATCCGGCGAATCAGATAAGCAATATCTGACCATTATAGATCTGGAGaggaaaaaaattaagaaaacaatttcACTGAGTTCGGATAACTATGGCATAGTATTGATGGACAATCAACTGATTTATTCCGCCTTCAACAAAGGTATAAGAATGATAAATCTGTACGACGAGACTTTCAGCGACATAGTCCAAGAAGAAATGGCCAGTGAAGGTTACATTGCCACATTTAAAGACAACATTTATCATACACACAGACTAAATCACACTGTGACATGTTATAATGTACAAGGTGAAAAACAATGGACATTCAAAAATGAAATCATTCTGAATAATCCTCTTGGTATTGATGTAGATAGTGATGGTAATGTGTACGTGGCTGGTATTCATTCGAACAATGTTGTTGTAATCTCTAATGATGGACAAATGTATCGAGAGCTTTTGGAAGGAAGTGATGGTTTTCGATATCCCATCGCACTTCGTTATTATGGAAATAAGAAACAATTGCTAGTGGCAAATATTCACAACGAGGCTCGactgtttgatttgatttaa